From the Leptospirales bacterium genome, one window contains:
- a CDS encoding type II toxin-antitoxin system HicA family toxin, giving the protein MLALYKRAGWSILRQRGSHVVVGKGVERETIPMHKELKRGLERALLKRLESSSGK; this is encoded by the coding sequence ATGCTCGCCCTCTACAAGAGAGCGGGCTGGAGCATCCTGCGGCAGCGGGGCAGTCATGTGGTCGTAGGTAAAGGAGTAGAGCGCGAAACCATTCCGATGCATAAAGAGCTAAAGCGGGGACTGGAACGCGCCTTGCTGAAGCGTCTCGAATCATCAAGCGGAAAGTAA
- a CDS encoding type II toxin-antitoxin system HicB family antitoxin, with protein sequence MVYHFKTRRSKDGFWAECIELEGCRTQANSREVLERNAKEALDLYLNEADDSRILFAAPRRRLAGRNIFAVAVDPKIAFAQALRQTRIRRGLSQKQAARMLGMKNLYSYQRLESPRKANPALLTLARVKEVFPEISLDHVV encoded by the coding sequence ATGGTTTATCATTTCAAAACTCGCCGCAGCAAAGACGGCTTCTGGGCCGAATGCATTGAGCTGGAAGGGTGCCGCACTCAGGCAAATTCGCGTGAAGTACTGGAGCGCAATGCAAAAGAGGCGCTGGATCTGTACTTAAATGAGGCGGATGACTCCAGAATCCTATTCGCGGCGCCACGCCGGCGGCTTGCAGGACGTAACATCTTTGCGGTTGCGGTCGATCCTAAGATCGCCTTCGCCCAGGCCCTGCGCCAAACACGAATTCGGAGGGGGCTCAGCCAGAAGCAGGCGGCCAGAATGCTCGGGATGAAAAATCTCTATAGCTACCAGCGTCTGGAATCGCCTCGAAAAGCGAACCCCGCTCTGCTGACGCTTGCACGAGTAAAAGAAGTTTTCCCCGAAATTTCTCTGGACCACGTTGTCTGA
- the ccrA gene encoding crotonyl-CoA carboxylase/reductase → MAIESVPIGTLPPPGEAPQKMHAQLIRPSRYGEPVKAFQQELIDVPEIAADEVLVAVMAAGVNYNNVWAAMGYPVDVIGARNKKGEKEEFHIGGSDASGIVYKIGADVKSVKVGDEVVVHCGIWDRNDPWVKAGKDPMLAPSQLIWGYETNWGSFAQFCKVQGHQCLPRPRHLSWEESAAYMLVGATAYRMLHHWQPNSVQPGDVVLIWGGAGGLGVMAIQIVKAAGGIPIAVVSSDDKIEYCKRLGAAGCINRNKFKHWGALTSDINKPEVFVEWTKAAREFGKAIWEIAGKGNNPRIVFEHPGESTIPTSVFVCETGGMVVICAGTSGFNATADLRYLWMRQKRLQGSHFANDENCKGLNDLVLQKKVDPCLSRTFKWEETGECHQLMRENKHPHGNMAILVGAREAGQGRS, encoded by the coding sequence ATGGCGATTGAAAGCGTACCCATTGGAACTCTCCCCCCTCCTGGCGAGGCGCCGCAAAAGATGCACGCGCAGTTGATTCGGCCCAGCCGCTACGGCGAGCCAGTCAAGGCCTTTCAGCAAGAATTGATCGATGTGCCGGAGATCGCCGCCGACGAAGTGCTGGTGGCGGTGATGGCCGCCGGCGTAAACTACAACAACGTCTGGGCGGCTATGGGCTATCCCGTCGATGTCATTGGCGCGCGCAACAAGAAGGGCGAGAAGGAAGAATTCCACATTGGCGGTTCGGACGCTTCCGGAATCGTTTATAAGATTGGCGCCGATGTCAAAAGCGTTAAGGTCGGCGACGAGGTGGTCGTCCACTGCGGAATCTGGGATCGCAATGATCCATGGGTAAAGGCCGGCAAAGATCCAATGCTGGCGCCATCGCAATTGATCTGGGGCTACGAGACCAACTGGGGATCCTTTGCACAATTTTGCAAGGTGCAGGGCCACCAGTGTCTGCCGCGTCCCAGACACCTTTCATGGGAAGAATCAGCGGCCTACATGCTGGTCGGCGCTACCGCCTACCGCATGCTGCACCACTGGCAGCCAAACTCGGTGCAACCAGGCGACGTGGTTTTGATCTGGGGCGGCGCCGGCGGGCTGGGCGTTATGGCCATTCAGATTGTCAAAGCCGCCGGCGGCATTCCCATTGCAGTGGTCAGCTCCGACGACAAAATCGAATACTGCAAGCGCCTGGGCGCGGCTGGTTGCATCAATCGCAACAAATTCAAACACTGGGGCGCACTGACCAGCGACATCAACAAGCCGGAGGTCTTTGTCGAATGGACCAAAGCGGCGCGCGAGTTTGGCAAAGCCATCTGGGAGATTGCCGGCAAGGGTAACAATCCGCGCATTGTCTTTGAACATCCGGGCGAAAGCACCATTCCCACCTCTGTATTTGTCTGCGAAACGGGCGGCATGGTGGTGATCTGCGCCGGCACCAGCGGCTTCAACGCCACCGCCGACCTGCGCTACCTCTGGATGCGTCAGAAGCGTTTGCAGGGATCGCACTTTGCCAACGACGAAAACTGTAAGGGTCTCAATGATCTGGTTTTACAGAAGAAAGTCGATCCCTGTCTTTCGCGCACCTTCAAGTGGGAAGAGACCGGCGAATGCCACCAGTTGATGCGCGAAAACAAGCACCCCCATGGCAATATGGCTATCCTGGTGGGCGCAAGAGAAGCCGGTCAGGGTCGCAGCTGA
- a CDS encoding PilZ domain-containing protein, translating into MAVSLTLFQRRPLLGPQADESSAARIKTPPGLKLAGIVYLLLPVANLLYSLAALSANWRSLFAAYSLLALVLFLTAPVVAFCLLRVRRWGYFAFLIHAGVLMGYSLALFLAAPTVARSGEIVRSAAALLLLGYFLQRDISAPYLNAGWRGFRRRPRQLIQTGLLIGDQRATTRDLSVLGCYVNLPANAAEQYAIAQKQRVELQLHHGLTLNISAEVARIDPDGLGLRFYTSAATRRAIRQFLKLVFPKRYVISLQCAVEVDGRKQPANMLNVSRDGAYLAMAAPPAPETELAVVLSADQNSAALRGQVMWSNPQGLFQKPPGFGIRFIAPGTVDKHVIRKLIKQGERSR; encoded by the coding sequence ATGGCCGTTTCCCTTACCCTCTTTCAACGCCGGCCGCTGCTGGGCCCGCAGGCAGACGAAAGCTCTGCAGCTCGAATCAAAACGCCGCCGGGCCTGAAACTGGCCGGAATTGTCTATCTGCTGCTGCCGGTCGCCAACCTCCTCTACAGTTTGGCCGCCCTCAGCGCAAACTGGAGGTCGCTCTTCGCCGCCTATTCCCTGCTGGCGCTGGTCCTGTTTCTTACTGCGCCGGTTGTCGCCTTCTGTCTATTGCGTGTCAGGCGATGGGGATATTTTGCCTTCCTGATTCACGCTGGAGTCTTGATGGGCTACAGTCTTGCCCTTTTTCTGGCGGCGCCGACGGTAGCACGCAGCGGTGAAATCGTTCGTTCGGCCGCGGCCCTGCTGCTGCTTGGCTATTTCTTGCAGCGCGACATTTCGGCGCCCTACCTGAACGCTGGCTGGCGCGGTTTCCGTCGCCGGCCAAGACAACTGATTCAGACCGGACTATTGATTGGCGATCAGCGAGCGACAACTCGCGACCTGAGCGTGCTCGGCTGTTACGTCAATCTGCCAGCAAATGCCGCTGAGCAGTATGCCATCGCTCAGAAGCAGCGCGTAGAGTTGCAACTTCATCATGGCCTCACACTGAATATCAGCGCCGAAGTTGCGCGCATCGACCCCGACGGCCTTGGCCTGCGTTTTTATACAAGCGCGGCCACCCGCCGTGCGATTCGCCAATTCTTGAAGCTTGTTTTCCCGAAACGCTATGTTATCTCGCTGCAATGCGCGGTTGAAGTCGATGGCAGAAAGCAACCGGCAAATATGCTGAATGTTTCCCGCGACGGCGCCTATCTGGCTATGGCCGCCCCGCCGGCGCCAGAGACCGAGTTGGCCGTCGTTCTTTCGGCTGACCAGAACTCCGCCGCGCTCCGTGGCCAGGTCATGTGGAGCAATCCGCAAGGGCTGTTCCAGAAACCGCCGGGCTTTGGCATCCGCTTTATTGCTCCCGGTACTGTAGATAAACATGTGATTCGGAAACTCATCAAGCAAGGAGAAAGGTCGCGATGA